In the Salvelinus fontinalis isolate EN_2023a chromosome 34, ASM2944872v1, whole genome shotgun sequence genome, one interval contains:
- the LOC129832737 gene encoding DELTA-stichotoxin-Hcr4a-like, whose translation MAESAEAVVANLSSRRNVTIEITNLTNNYCLINPKVFLESGDTYHPPQPTVRPLKTEVCTFSKSSAKATGSYGVLTYDLFEKSRNDYIETVALMFGVPWDYNIYKNWFAVGISNKGRACDASLYKEMYNEKTQKGFIREEANGSGITYEGNYLDIKATMSPMGRAIMKVEVWDKLFTPSQQTH comes from the exons ATGGCAGAGTCAGCCGAGGCCGTGGTAGCTAACCTGAGCAGCAGGAGGAATGTCACCATTGAGATCACCAATCTCACAAACAACtactgtctcatcaacccaaA GGTATTCCTGGAGAGTGGGGATACCTACCACCCTCCCCAGCCCACAGTGCGCCCCCTGAAGACCGAAGTCTGCACGTTCAGCAAATCAAGCGCCAAGGCAACGGGCAGCTATGGCGTTCTGACCTATGACCTCTTTGAGAAGTCCCGGAACGACTACATCGAGACGGTGGCCCTCATGTTCGGTGTGCCCTGGGACTACAACATCTACAAGAACTGGTTCGCCGTGGGCATCTCCAACAAGGGCCGAGCCTGTGATGCGTCACTGTATAAAGAGATGTACAACGAAAAGACCCAGAAAGGTTTCATAAGAGAAGAAGCCAATGGCTCAGGGATCACCTATGAAGGGAACTACCTGGACATCAAGGCCACCATGTCCCCCATGGGCAGGGCCATCATgaaggtggaggtatgggacaaGCTGTTCACTCCCAGCCAGCAGACCCACTAA
- the LOC129832738 gene encoding uncharacterized protein LOC129832738: MSHFLCAVPHLCLCTNTQKCNQSRCDFSQLLLSSTSLGKHESTLLCLTQLEFSEHRRPAKMPENAEAVSATLTTNRNCTIELTNVTTGYCLINPKVYMSSGYCYHPPQPTVRTAKTEVCSFTKDDDTATGAVGVLTYDLFHMQSRVCSERMAIMFSVPYDYNFYKNWLGVGVFDVARACDKQLYNHMYNEKDFSKFVRSEASGSGVVYKAQHVDLRATMSNVGKSIIKVELYDQMGHK; encoded by the exons ATGTCTCATTTTCTGTGTGCCGTGCCACACCTGTGTTTGTGCACGAACACGCAAAAGTGTAATCAGAGTAGGTGTGACTTCAGCCAAttgctcctctcctccaccagtctggGGAAACACGaatctactctactctgcctGACACAACTGGAGTTTTCTGAACATAGAAG ACCAGCCAAGATGCCAGAGAACGCAGAGGCCGTTTCAGCCACTCTAACCACCAACAGGAACTGTACTATAGAGCTCACCAATGTCACCACCGGTtactgtctcatcaacccaaA ggtgTATATGTCCAGTGGTTACTGCTACCACCCACCCCAGCCCACCGTCCGCACCGCCAAGACAGAGGTGTGCTCCTTCACCAAGGATGACGACACAGCCACGGGCGCCGTGGGGGTCCTGACCTACGACCTTTTCCACATGCAGAGCCGCGTGTGCTCAGAACGCATGGCCATCATGTTCTCCGTGCCCTACGACTACAACTTCTACAAGAACTGGCTGGGGGTGGGCGTCTTCGACGTGGCACGCGCCTGCGACAAGCAACTGTACAACCACATGTACAATGAGAAGGACTTCAGCAAGTTTGTCCGATCAGAGGCCAGTGGGTCAGGGGTGGTGTACAAGGCCCAACACGTAGACCTGAGGGCCACCATGTCCAATGTTGGGAAGTCCATCATTAAGGTGGAGCTCTATGATCAAATGGGGCACAAATAA